One part of the Esox lucius isolate fEsoLuc1 chromosome 10, fEsoLuc1.pri, whole genome shotgun sequence genome encodes these proteins:
- the si:ch73-196l6.5 gene encoding riboflavin transporter 2 produces the protein MSLFTHVLACLLGMGSWVSINGLFVELPLIVTQIPEGWYLPSYLSILIQLANLGPLFVTLMHRFRPGVLNETAVIYVIISLGTVASFLLAFFWKETLLVAGVPRSIALLILTFFLSTVDCTSSVTFLPFMMRLKPQYLATYFVGEGISGLLPALVALIQGVGLVQCNNSTKMMNDSGLVSISYELQAYYQPANFSAEVFFFFLSAMMLVCLGAFVLLNYHPAVAQERTNSRYPNVVVKKDDVTQRNQTEQRPMIKHSDIMAKSSFGTGTYSWIQVLYIFFILAWVNGLTNSVLPSVQSYSCLPYGIIAYHLSATMAAVSNPLACLIAMFFPIRSLVLLGVLAVIGTGVAVYIMGMAVLSPCPLLVNNSAGTVLIVGAWVMFILTLSYVKVLIGVILRDEGHSALVWCGAVVQLGSLIGAVTMFPLVSFYNFFISGNPCSTDCA, from the exons ATGTCCCTTTTCACACATGTGTTGGCCTGCCTTTTGGGTATGGGCTCCTGGGTGTCCATCAATGGTCTCTTTGTGGAGTTGCCCCTCATTGTTACGCAGATCCCTGAGGGTTGGTACTTGCCATCCTACCTATCCATTCTGATCCAGCTGGCCAACCTGGGGCCCCTGTTTGTGACCCTGATGCACCGCTTCCGCCCAGGGGTGCTCAACGAGACAGCGGTTATCTACGTGATCATCTCCCTGGGCACAGTGGCAAGCTTCCTCCTGGCCTTCTTCTGGAAGGAGACTTTGTTGGTGGCTGGTGTCCCACGCAGTATTGCCCTTCTCATCCTCACCTTTTTCCTCTCCACGGTGGACTGCACCTCCTCCGTGACCTTCCTGCCATTCATGATGCGTCTGAAGCCTCAGTACCTCGCCACCTACTTTGTGGGGGAGGGAATCAGTGGCCTGCTACCCGCCTTGGTCGCCTTGATTCAGGGGGTGGGACTGGTCCAGTGTAATAACAGCACAAAGATGATGAATGACTCAGGTTTGGTTAGCATTAGCTACGAATTGCAGGCATACTACCAACCGGCCAACTTCTCTGCGGAGgtgttcttcttcttcctcagtGCTATGATGTTGGTGTGCTTGGGAGCCTTCGTCCTGCTGAACTACCACCCTGCTGTGGCCCAGGAACGCACAAACAGCCGCTACCCTAATGTGGTTGTCAAGAAAGATGACGTAACTCAGAGGAACCAGACAGAACAAAGGCCTATGATCAAACATTCCGACATTATGGCGAAAAGTAGCTTTGGGACAGGGACCTACAGCTGGATACAGGTTCTGTACATCTTCTTTATCCTGGCATGGGTCAATGGCCTTACTAACAGTGTGCTTCCCTCAGTGCAGTCCTACTCCTGTCTGCCCTATGGAATTATTGCATACCACTTATCGGCCACTATGGCTGCGGTGTCCAACCCTTTGGCCTGCTTAATTGCCATGTTTTTCCCAATAAG GTCCCTGGTACTGTTGGGGGTTCTAGCAGTCATTGGCACTGGAGTTGCAGTCTACATCATGGGCATGGCAGTGCTGAGTCCATGTCCCCTTCTGGTCAATAATAGCGCAGGAACAGTCCTCATT GTGGGTGCTTGGGTCATGTTCATACTAACTCTGTCCTATGTGAAAGTGCTCATTGGGGTGATCCTTCGTGATGAGGGCCACAGCGCCCTTGTGTGGTGTGGAGCAGTGGTGCAGTTGGGCTCCTTGATTGGTGCCGTCACAATGTTTCCATTGGttagtttttataattttttcatatCAGGAAACCCATGTAGCACAGACTGTGCTTGA